In a genomic window of Bradyrhizobium ontarionense:
- a CDS encoding ATP-dependent DNA ligase: MNRFAALLDRLAYEPGRNNKLRLMTSYFREVEDPDRGYALAALTGALSFKHAKPALIRDLIAARADPVLFALSYDYVGDLSETVALMWPKGGAHQQQHVAGHPPPQPSPTRGEGARLRVALAPHPASTTDSLGDLVLPNTALSVPSPLVGEGQGGGYHTGGLTREPTPGHNNPPPPTLAEVVTTLRTLGKTEMPRQLARWLDELDETGRWALLKLVTGALRIGISARLAKTAAAALGDKDPHDVELIWPGLSPPYLDLFAWLEGRGDKPVNQDPAPFRPVMLAHAVEDEGFSGLDAADYIAEWKWDGIRVQAVSGRDIDGHIVTRLYSRSGEDITASFPDLLPSLHLPGALDGELLVVRDGRVQSFNVLQQRLNRKTVSPKLMKDYPIHLRAYDLLGDEDNDLRELPFAERRTRLEAFITRLDDPHVDLSPTIAFSTWDELKAARANPASAGAGDDAEAVEGVMLKRRDALYLPGRPKGQWWKWKHDPHIIDAVLMYAQRGHGKRSSYYSDYTFGVWTSGDGGDQLVPVGKAYFGFTDEELLQIDRFVRRNTTEKFGPVRHVVHEPEQGLVLEVAFEGLQRSPRHKSGIAMRFPRISRLRWDKPPRDADRLETLERMLKSEAPS, from the coding sequence ATGAACCGCTTCGCCGCGCTGCTCGACCGGCTGGCCTACGAGCCCGGCCGCAACAACAAGCTGCGCCTGATGACGTCGTATTTCCGCGAGGTCGAAGATCCCGACCGCGGCTACGCGCTGGCGGCGCTGACCGGCGCATTGTCGTTCAAGCATGCCAAGCCGGCGCTGATCCGCGACCTCATCGCCGCACGCGCCGATCCGGTGCTGTTCGCGCTGTCCTATGACTACGTCGGGGATCTCTCCGAGACCGTCGCGCTGATGTGGCCGAAGGGCGGTGCGCATCAGCAGCAGCACGTCGCGGGGCACCCCCCTCCCCAGCCCTCCCCCACAAGGGGGGAGGGAGCGCGGTTGCGCGTGGCGCTTGCACCACACCCAGCATCGACCACGGACTCACTAGGTGATCTCGTCCTTCCAAACACCGCTCTCTCCGTTCCCTCCCCCCTTGTGGGGGAGGGTCAGGGAGGGGGGTACCACACGGGCGGTCTCACGAGAGAGCCCACACCGGGCCACAACAACCCGCCGCCGCCGACCCTCGCCGAGGTCGTCACCACCCTGCGCACCCTGGGCAAGACGGAGATGCCGCGACAGCTGGCGCGGTGGCTGGACGAGCTCGACGAGACCGGGCGCTGGGCGCTGTTGAAGCTGGTTACCGGCGCTCTGCGCATCGGCATTTCCGCGCGCCTCGCCAAGACCGCAGCGGCCGCGCTGGGCGACAAGGACCCGCACGACGTCGAGCTGATCTGGCCTGGCCTGTCGCCGCCCTATCTCGACCTGTTCGCCTGGCTCGAAGGCCGTGGCGACAAGCCTGTCAACCAGGACCCGGCGCCGTTCCGTCCGGTGATGCTGGCGCATGCCGTGGAGGACGAGGGCTTCTCAGGCCTGGACGCGGCCGACTACATCGCCGAGTGGAAATGGGACGGCATCCGCGTGCAGGCGGTCAGCGGCCGGGACATCGATGGCCACATCGTCACGCGGCTGTATTCGCGCAGCGGCGAGGACATCACGGCAAGCTTTCCAGATCTCCTGCCGTCGCTGCATCTGCCTGGTGCGCTCGACGGCGAGCTGCTGGTCGTGCGTGACGGCCGCGTGCAGAGCTTCAACGTGCTGCAGCAACGGCTGAACCGCAAGACGGTGTCGCCGAAGCTGATGAAGGACTACCCGATCCATTTGCGCGCCTATGATCTGCTCGGCGACGAGGACAACGATCTGCGCGAATTGCCTTTCGCCGAGCGCCGCACGCGGCTGGAGGCGTTCATCACACGTCTCGACGATCCGCATGTCGACCTGTCGCCGACCATCGCGTTCTCCACCTGGGACGAGCTGAAAGCCGCGCGCGCCAACCCTGCCTCGGCCGGCGCCGGCGACGACGCCGAAGCGGTGGAGGGCGTGATGCTGAAGCGGCGCGACGCGCTCTACCTGCCGGGCCGCCCCAAGGGGCAGTGGTGGAAGTGGAAGCACGACCCGCACATCATCGATGCCGTGCTGATGTATGCGCAGCGCGGCCACGGCAAGCGCTCGTCCTATTATTCCGACTACACGTTCGGTGTGTGGACTTCAGGTGACGGCGGCGATCAACTGGTTCCCGTCGGCAAGGCCTATTTCGGCTTCACCGACGAGGAGCTGCTGCAGATCGACCGCTTCGTCCGCCGCAACACCACCGAGAAGTTCGGCCCCGTCCGCCATGTCGTGCACGAGCCGGAACAGGGGCTGGTGCTCGAAGTGGCGTTCGAGGGCCTGCAGCGGTCACCGCGGCACAAATCCGGTATCGCGATGCGCTTTCCCCGCATCAGCCGGCTGCGCTGGGACAAGCCGCCGCGCGACGCGGACCGGCTGGAGACGCTGGAGCGCATGCTGAAGAGCGAGGCGCCGTCCTGA